The following coding sequences lie in one Sedimentibacter sp. MB35-C1 genomic window:
- a CDS encoding ketopantoate reductase family protein, producing MNIKTVALIGMGAVGTVYGNLLFKRYGKNFAVIADDSRQEKLRKNGFTLNGNTFYPEVVSGGNNGVKYDLVIFAVKNYQLEHAIEDVRPFVGERTILITFLNGVTAREKIKEAYPDNNVLYGLSMKIDAIRTESGVVNTEDGEIHFGEADNTVVSEEVQAVKECFDNSGIRNLVFPDMKRMVWKKFMLNVGVNQVTAVTRSPYGKVTSLETNLTLFREAMEEVLTIAEASQIDLREEDIEEFVVLMSNFSPNGKTSMLQDVEAKRKTEVDYFAGTVVEMGKRLNIPTPVNHVLYCIIKSTEELYQ from the coding sequence ATGAATATAAAAACGGTTGCACTTATAGGAATGGGTGCAGTGGGAACTGTGTACGGAAATTTGCTTTTTAAACGATACGGTAAGAATTTTGCTGTAATAGCTGACGATTCAAGACAGGAAAAATTAAGGAAAAACGGATTTACGTTGAACGGAAATACTTTTTACCCTGAAGTAGTATCAGGCGGAAATAACGGCGTAAAATACGATTTGGTAATATTCGCGGTTAAGAACTATCAGCTTGAACATGCAATCGAAGACGTAAGGCCGTTTGTTGGAGAAAGAACAATTCTAATAACATTTCTCAACGGCGTAACGGCGAGAGAAAAGATTAAAGAAGCATATCCGGACAATAATGTTCTCTACGGATTATCAATGAAAATTGATGCAATAAGGACTGAAAGCGGCGTAGTAAATACCGAAGATGGTGAAATACATTTCGGTGAAGCCGATAATACGGTTGTTTCTGAAGAAGTACAAGCAGTTAAAGAATGTTTTGACAATTCAGGAATAAGAAACCTTGTATTTCCAGATATGAAAAGAATGGTATGGAAAAAGTTTATGTTAAACGTTGGAGTTAATCAGGTAACTGCCGTTACAAGATCTCCATATGGAAAGGTTACAAGCCTTGAAACAAACCTAACACTGTTCAGAGAGGCAATGGAAGAAGTGCTTACAATTGCAGAAGCTTCTCAAATAGATTTAAGAGAAGAAGATATTGAGGAATTTGTTGTTCTAATGAGCAATTTTTCACCAAATGGCAAAACATCCATGCTTCAGGATGTTGAAGCAAAGAGAAAGACAGAAGTCGATTACTTTGCGGGAACAGTTGTTGAAATGGGGAAAAGGTTGAATATTCCGACACCCGTTAATCATGTACTTTACTGTATAATAAAATCAACAGAAGAATTATATCAATAG
- the speE gene encoding polyamine aminopropyltransferase has protein sequence MELWFTEEHTDNVRFSVRVDKHIESMQSDFQKIDVFQTPEFGKVLVIDGFIMLTEKDEFIYHEMITHVPMAVNPSIKNILVIGAGDGGTVRELTRYSTVEKIDMVEIDKMVVDVCMEHIPQTASKLNDKRVNLFFEDGLKFVKAKTNEYDLIIVDSTDPIGPGVELFTQEFYKNCYNALKEDGILVNQHESPYYRREAETMQRTHKKIKSVFPVANVYQAHIPTYGSGHWLFGFASKKYDPVKNHEAGKWESLGISANYYNSNLHKGAFALPNYVIDLLNNAK, from the coding sequence ATGGAATTATGGTTTACTGAAGAGCATACAGACAATGTAAGATTTTCTGTCAGAGTTGACAAGCACATAGAAAGCATGCAAAGTGATTTTCAAAAAATAGATGTTTTTCAAACACCTGAATTTGGAAAGGTTCTTGTAATTGATGGATTTATAATGCTGACAGAAAAAGATGAGTTTATATACCACGAAATGATAACTCATGTTCCCATGGCAGTTAACCCGAGCATAAAAAACATTCTGGTAATCGGTGCGGGAGACGGAGGAACTGTCAGAGAATTGACAAGATATTCAACCGTTGAAAAAATTGATATGGTCGAAATAGACAAAATGGTTGTGGATGTGTGCATGGAGCATATTCCGCAGACAGCTTCAAAATTAAATGATAAAAGAGTCAATCTATTTTTTGAAGATGGATTGAAATTTGTAAAGGCAAAAACAAATGAATATGATTTGATTATTGTAGACTCAACCGATCCCATCGGTCCGGGAGTCGAATTGTTTACGCAGGAATTTTACAAAAATTGCTACAATGCATTGAAGGAAGACGGAATTCTTGTAAATCAGCATGAGAGTCCATATTATAGAAGAGAAGCCGAAACTATGCAAAGGACTCACAAAAAGATAAAATCTGTTTTCCCTGTTGCAAATGTATACCAGGCTCATATCCCTACTTACGGCTCAGGTCACTGGCTGTTTGGATTTGCTTCGAAAAAATATGATCCTGTTAAGAACCATGAAGCAGGCAAGTGGGAATCTTTGGGAATCTCCGCAAATTATTATAATTCGAATCTCCACAAAGGAGCATTTGCACTGCCGAATTATGTAATTGATTTGCTTAATAACGCGAAATAA
- a CDS encoding cupin domain-containing protein → MNLKNLNECIVFNDNQLTKKIAFNDDEVLGFVLNLKAGHTLPVHQHNDSALTLLVLQGSAELQVGNDVQKIQKGTAVMAKGKEEFGIPKVYEDISLFVILSPKPSDPKFSKEI, encoded by the coding sequence ATGAATTTAAAAAATTTGAATGAATGCATAGTATTTAATGATAACCAGCTGACCAAAAAAATTGCGTTTAATGATGATGAGGTATTGGGATTTGTGCTAAATCTTAAAGCAGGTCACACACTTCCTGTTCATCAGCACAATGATTCTGCCCTTACATTGCTGGTACTTCAGGGAAGTGCAGAATTGCAGGTTGGCAATGACGTGCAGAAAATCCAAAAAGGTACGGCTGTAATGGCTAAGGGAAAAGAAGAGTTTGGTATTCCAAAGGTATATGAAGACATTTCATTATTTGTTATACTTTCTCCTAAACCCTCAGACCCCAAATTTTCAAAGGAAATATAA
- the tatC gene encoding twin-arginine translocase subunit TatC: protein MRKKNKKNERNLTLVGHLSELRKRLIYSSVVLIAAVFIFYNFAEVVVKHIIDIAPEINFVFIAPAELLLSYVKIAVIGGLVIAAPFLMLQLWLFVSPGLTKSEKKTIAVSLFVGGMFFILGVVFAYLVVLPIMLQFFMGFEIEQIDEMISFSNYLSFVINTLLSFGLIFELPILMVILTKFHILKVSFIKKNRKYTILIIFVVAALLTPPDIITQSLLALPMILLFEVGVIFASVVERKNKKDEIE from the coding sequence ATGAGAAAAAAAAATAAAAAAAATGAGAGAAATTTAACGCTGGTAGGGCATCTATCCGAGCTTAGGAAAAGACTTATTTATTCAAGTGTTGTTCTTATAGCAGCTGTCTTTATATTTTATAATTTTGCGGAAGTAGTAGTTAAGCATATAATAGATATTGCTCCTGAAATCAATTTTGTATTTATAGCTCCCGCAGAACTTTTGCTGTCATATGTGAAGATTGCGGTAATCGGAGGGTTAGTTATAGCAGCTCCGTTTTTGATGCTTCAGCTGTGGCTTTTTGTAAGTCCGGGACTTACAAAAAGTGAGAAAAAAACAATTGCGGTTTCGTTGTTTGTAGGAGGTATGTTTTTTATTCTAGGTGTTGTATTTGCATATCTTGTGGTACTTCCAATAATGCTTCAGTTCTTTATGGGATTTGAGATAGAACAGATTGATGAAATGATCAGCTTCAGCAATTACTTGTCATTTGTAATCAATACACTGCTGTCGTTTGGATTAATATTTGAGCTTCCTATTTTAATGGTTATTCTGACAAAATTCCATATACTGAAAGTAAGCTTTATTAAGAAAAATAGAAAATATACAATTTTGATTATATTTGTAGTAGCAGCATTGCTTACTCCGCCGGATATTATAACACAGTCGTTATTGGCGCTGCCTATGATACTGTTGTTTGAGGTGGGTGTAATTTTCGCATCAGTTGTTGAGAGAAAAAATAAAAAGGATGAA
- the speD gene encoding adenosylmethionine decarboxylase: MVLGLEKKLTLYGFNNLTKSLSFNIYDVCYAKSEREQKEYIEYIDEQYNSERLTQILCKVTEIIGAHILNISKQDYDPQGASVNLLIAEAALNVEEIDESCNQGKLVCNNVCYQETVHAHLDKSHVTVHTYPEYHPNKAISTFRVDIDVSTCGKISPLNALDYLIGSFDSDIITIDYRVRGFTRDLGGKKFYIDHDIKSIQDYIDKSTLKKYDAIDVNVFQSNTFHTKMLIKDIDLQNYLFNKDVYELLPKTRLEISDSLRKEMIEIFSGMNIFQEEN; encoded by the coding sequence GTGGTGTTAGGGTTGGAAAAAAAGCTGACATTGTATGGCTTTAATAATCTTACCAAATCGCTTAGTTTTAACATCTACGATGTATGCTATGCTAAAAGCGAGAGGGAACAGAAAGAGTATATTGAGTATATTGATGAGCAATATAATTCAGAAAGACTTACACAGATACTATGCAAGGTGACTGAAATTATCGGAGCACATATTCTTAATATATCAAAGCAGGATTATGATCCGCAGGGAGCGTCGGTTAATTTATTGATTGCCGAAGCGGCGTTGAATGTCGAAGAGATTGATGAATCATGCAATCAAGGAAAGCTGGTATGCAATAACGTGTGTTATCAGGAAACAGTCCATGCACATTTGGACAAGAGTCATGTAACTGTGCACACATATCCGGAATATCATCCGAACAAGGCTATTTCAACATTCAGAGTAGATATAGATGTATCCACATGCGGCAAAATTTCTCCTCTTAATGCGTTGGACTATTTAATAGGGAGTTTTGATTCCGACATTATCACAATTGATTATCGTGTAAGAGGATTTACAAGAGATTTAGGCGGCAAGAAATTCTATATCGATCATGATATTAAATCAATACAGGATTATATAGATAAGTCGACGTTGAAAAAATACGATGCTATTGATGTCAATGTTTTTCAATCTAATACATTTCACACAAAGATGCTAATAAAAGATATTGACCTTCAAAACTATCTTTTTAACAAAGATGTTTATGAACTGCTTCCCAAAACGAGACTTGAGATTTCAGACAGCTTAAGAAAAGAAATGATTGAGATTTTTAGCGGCATGAATATATTTCAGGAGGAGAATTAA
- a CDS encoding anaerobic nitric oxide reductase flavorubredoxin — protein sequence MFKISETVKWVGKIDWELEKFHGEEYSTHKGSSYNSYLVQDEKNVLIDTVWEPFSKEFVSNLKEEIDLKKIDYIVMNHSEVDHAGALGELMKEIPDTPIYCTKNGAKIIKGLHHKDWNFVEVKTGDSLSIGKNKLIFVEAKMLHWPDSMMTYMSGENILFSNDAFGQHYASELMYNDKVDQYELYNEAIKYFANILTPFSKFVVKKIEEVVSMNIPIEMICPSHGIIWKTDPLQIVNKYMEWAKEYHENQITIIYDTMWGGTRKMAEAIAEGIKLKDKNVTVKLYNCAKKDKNDIVTEVFKSKLILVGSSTINNGILSASSGFLEMIKGLKFAEKKAAAFGCYGWSGESVKIITDLLKEAKFEVISEGIKELWNPDEEAINRCKKFGAELV from the coding sequence ATGTTTAAAATTTCGGAAACGGTAAAATGGGTAGGAAAAATAGACTGGGAGTTGGAAAAATTTCACGGAGAAGAATATTCCACACACAAAGGATCATCGTATAATTCATACTTGGTTCAGGACGAGAAAAATGTTTTGATTGATACGGTTTGGGAGCCTTTTTCAAAAGAATTTGTTTCAAATTTGAAAGAAGAAATTGACTTGAAAAAAATAGACTACATAGTAATGAATCATTCGGAGGTCGATCATGCGGGAGCATTAGGAGAATTGATGAAGGAAATTCCGGATACTCCGATCTATTGTACAAAAAATGGTGCTAAAATTATAAAGGGCCTTCATCATAAGGATTGGAATTTTGTTGAGGTTAAAACCGGAGATTCGTTGAGTATAGGAAAAAACAAACTTATATTTGTTGAAGCAAAGATGCTTCATTGGCCTGATTCAATGATGACATATATGTCCGGAGAAAATATACTGTTCAGTAATGATGCTTTTGGACAGCATTATGCTTCAGAGCTTATGTACAATGATAAGGTTGATCAATATGAACTTTACAATGAAGCAATAAAGTATTTTGCAAATATTTTGACGCCATTCAGTAAATTTGTGGTGAAAAAAATTGAAGAGGTTGTTTCTATGAATATACCAATTGAAATGATTTGCCCCAGTCACGGTATTATATGGAAAACAGATCCCTTGCAAATTGTTAACAAATACATGGAATGGGCTAAAGAGTATCATGAAAATCAAATTACTATAATTTATGATACAATGTGGGGAGGAACAAGGAAAATGGCTGAAGCCATTGCAGAAGGAATAAAGTTAAAGGATAAAAACGTTACTGTTAAGCTATATAATTGTGCCAAAAAAGATAAAAACGATATAGTAACCGAGGTGTTTAAGTCAAAATTAATACTTGTGGGGTCATCTACAATAAACAACGGAATTCTGTCAGCTTCATCGGGTTTTTTGGAAATGATAAAGGGTTTGAAATTTGCTGAGAAAAAAGCGGCAGCATTTGGATGTTACGGATGGAGCGGAGAATCTGTAAAAATAATTACAGATTTACTTAAAGAAGCAAAATTTGAAGTTATTTCAGAAGGGATTAAGGAACTTTGGAATCCGGATGAAGAGGCAATTAACAGATGCAAAAAGTTCGGTGCGGAATTGGTTTAA
- a CDS encoding MATE family efflux transporter: protein MTNLIKRIYSNKYMVKAENIVGDIPSDKEIYKNAAEVAWPSALEAVLVQLISSADLIMVGSLGPVAISAVGITTQPRFILLAVILSLNIGVTAVVARRRGEGNREEANKTLRQSLLICAVLSVILSTLGIIYAEPLIIFAGAQSDVVESAIIYFRIICIGNFFTSLSLTINAAQRGAGNTKISMKTNVAANLVNLFFNYLLINGHLGFPALGVIGAAIATAIGNLIGFLLSLKSVTFAYHFLELKRNQSWKLEKETIQSILGISGSAFVEQVFMRVGFFTTNKLIAGLGTVDFATHQICMNLVSISFAFGDGLGIAASALVGQSLGAKRGDLATIYGKTLQRIALTMGLMFVVIFITGRYFLISLYTNDAAVILAGSQIMILIAFTSPIQTSGVVISGSLRGAGDTKFVALTSFISIGIVRPGATWLFCYPLGLGLIGAWIAFGTDQSLRLIINYTRFIKGNWTKITI from the coding sequence ATGACCAATTTAATTAAAAGGATATATTCCAATAAATATATGGTAAAAGCCGAAAATATAGTTGGAGACATTCCTTCTGACAAGGAAATATACAAAAATGCTGCAGAGGTCGCATGGCCATCTGCTTTAGAGGCAGTATTGGTTCAGCTTATATCGTCTGCGGATTTGATTATGGTTGGAAGTTTGGGACCTGTTGCAATATCAGCAGTTGGAATTACAACTCAGCCCAGATTTATACTGCTTGCGGTGATTCTTTCACTTAATATTGGCGTAACAGCTGTTGTAGCAAGGAGAAGGGGAGAAGGAAACAGGGAAGAGGCTAATAAGACACTGAGACAGTCTTTATTAATATGTGCAGTGCTGTCAGTAATATTATCAACATTAGGAATAATATACGCGGAGCCGCTGATTATATTTGCTGGAGCACAAAGCGACGTGGTTGAAAGCGCAATAATATATTTTAGAATTATTTGTATAGGAAATTTTTTTACATCACTAAGTCTTACAATAAATGCAGCTCAAAGAGGGGCAGGCAATACAAAAATATCTATGAAAACAAATGTTGCAGCCAATCTGGTAAATTTATTCTTTAATTACCTTCTCATAAACGGGCACCTAGGCTTTCCTGCATTAGGTGTTATAGGAGCTGCTATTGCTACGGCAATAGGAAATCTTATAGGGTTTTTGCTCTCGTTAAAGTCTGTTACTTTTGCATATCATTTCCTGGAACTTAAGAGAAATCAAAGCTGGAAGCTTGAAAAAGAAACAATACAAAGTATTTTGGGCATAAGCGGAAGTGCTTTTGTAGAGCAGGTTTTCATGCGTGTAGGTTTTTTTACCACAAACAAGCTTATAGCCGGTCTTGGAACGGTTGATTTTGCAACACATCAAATATGCATGAACCTGGTAAGCATATCTTTTGCATTTGGTGACGGCCTAGGAATAGCTGCATCAGCATTGGTGGGGCAAAGCCTTGGTGCAAAACGAGGAGATTTAGCTACCATTTATGGAAAAACTCTTCAAAGAATTGCTTTAACTATGGGATTAATGTTTGTAGTTATATTTATTACAGGAAGGTATTTTCTGATCTCATTATATACAAACGATGCAGCAGTAATTTTAGCTGGCTCACAAATTATGATTTTAATAGCATTCACGTCACCGATTCAGACTTCGGGTGTCGTTATTTCAGGAAGTTTGAGGGGGGCTGGAGATACAAAGTTTGTAGCTTTGACTTCGTTTATCAGCATAGGAATAGTCAGACCTGGAGCTACATGGTTATTTTGCTACCCGTTGGGTCTAGGGCTGATAGGGGCATGGATTGCATTCGGTACTGACCAGTCACTTCGGCTTATTATTAATTATACAAGATTTATAAAGGGAAATTGGACAAAAATAACAATATAA